From the Equus przewalskii isolate Varuska chromosome 19, EquPr2, whole genome shotgun sequence genome, one window contains:
- the TJAP1 gene encoding tight junction-associated protein 1 isoform X2, translated as MTSAAPVKKPYRKAPPEHRELRLEVPGLRLEQEVSKTGTLPWLAEEPLTDAERMKLLQQENEELRRRLASATRRTEALERELEIGQDCLELELGQSREELDKFKDKFRRLQNSYTASQRTNQELEDKLHTLIKKAEMDRKTLDWEIVELTNKLLDAKNTINKLEELNERYRLDCNLAVQLLKCNKSHFRNHKFADLPCELQDMVRKHLHSGQEAASLEPAPSLAPGAVVPTSIIARVLEKPESLLLNSAQSGSAGHPLAEDVFVHVDMSGGAPGDPASPPAPGSPTPQPNGECHSLGTAGGSPEEELPLPAFEKLSPYPTPCPPHPLYPGRKVIEFSEDKVRIPRNSPLPNCTYATRQAISLSLVEEGSERARPSPVPSSPASARASPHHQPRPTPSTHSAPASSASSEEDLLASWQRAFVDRAPPPAAVAQRTAFGRDALPELQRHFALSPADRDEEVQAPSPPPSESRLLLPPEPDSGLPREEEEEQLNLPVSPEEERQSLLPSGSGTEEGPGTSHTEVRTWALPSSSRPQRSPKRMGVHHLHRKDSLTQAQEQGNLLN; from the exons ATGACCAGTGCGGCTCCTGTTAAGAAACCCTACCGTAAGGCACCACCCGAGCATCGGGAGTTGCGGCTGGAAGTTCCTGGATTGCGGCTTGAGCAGGAGGTCAGCAAGACTGGTACCCTGCCCTGGCTGGCAGAG GAGCCCCTGACTGATGCGGAGAGGATGAA GCTGTTGCAGCAGGAGAATGAGGAGCTTCGCCGGCGCCTGGCCTCAGCCACCAGGCGCACTGAGGCCCTGGAGCGTGAGCTGGAAATCGGGCAGGACtgcctggagctggagctgggccaGAGCCGCGAGGAACTGGACAAGTTTAAGGACAAGTTCCGCAG GCTGCAGAACAGCTACACGGCTTCCCAGAGGACCAACCAGGAGCTGGAGGACAAGCTGCACACGCTG ATCAAGAAGGCTGAGATGGATAGGAAGACACTGGATTGGGAGATCGTGGAGCTGACCAACAAGCTGCTGGATGCCAAGAACACCATCAACAAGCTGGAGGAGCTCAAT GAGCGGTACCGGCTGGATTGCAACCTGGCTGTGCAGCTCCTCAAGTGCAACAAGTCTCACTTCCGTAACCACAAATTCGCCGAT CTGCCCTGTGAGCTACAGGACATGGTTCGGAAACATCTGCACAGTGGTCAAGAGGCTGCCAGCCTGGAACCTGCCCCCAGCCTGGCACCAGGGGCTGTGGTACCCACCTCGATCATTGCCCGGGTGTTGGAGAAGCCAGAGTCGCTATTGCTCAATTCAGCCCAGTCAGGCAGTGCTGGGCACCCCTTGGCTGAGGATGTCTTTGTGCATGTGGACATGAGTGGGGGTGCCCCGGGTGACCCAGCcagtcccccagcccctggcagccccaccccccaacccaaTGGGGAGTGCCACTCTCTGGGCACTGCTGGGGGCTCCCCAGAAGAGGAGCTGCCTCTGCCAGCCTTTGAGAAGCTGAGCCCCTACCCCACCCCATGTCCACCACACCCGCTGTATCCTGGCCGCAAGGTAATAGAGTTCTCTGAGGATAAGGTGCGAATTCCCCGCAACAGCCCCCTGCCCAACTGCACTTACGCTACGCGCCAGGCCATTTCCTTGAgcctggtggaggaggggagtgagCGGGCCCGCcccagcccagtgcccagcagCCCTGCCTCAGCCCGGGCCTCACCCCACCACCAGCCCAGACCCACCCCCTCAACCCACAGTGCCCCAGCCAGCTCTGCCAGCTCTGAGGAGGACCTGCTGGCCAGCTGGCAGCGGGCATTTGTGGACCGTGCTCCACCCCCGGCCGCTGTGGCCCAACGCACTGCCTTTGGACGTGATGCACTCCCTGAGCTGCAGCGCCATTTTGCTCTTAGCCCTGCTGACAGAGATGAGGAGGTTCAGGCACCTTCTCCCCCACCCAGTGAGAGTAGGCTTTTGCTGCCTCCAGAACCTGACTCTGGCCTtcccagagaggaagaggaagaacagcTGAACCTGCCAGTCAGCCCCGAGGAAGAGCGCCAGAGCCTGCTGCCCAGTGGTAgtggcacagaggaggggccaggCACTTCCCACACTGAGGTTAGGACCTGGGCACTCCCTAGCTCCAGCCGCCCCCAGCGCAGCCCCAAGAGGATGGGGGTGCACCACCTGCACCGTAAGGACAGCCTGACCCAGGCCCAGGAGCAGGGCAACCTGCTCAACTAG
- the TJAP1 gene encoding tight junction-associated protein 1 isoform X4, translated as MTSAAPVKKPYRKAPPEHRELRLEVPGLRLEQEEPLTDAERMKLLQQENEELRRRLASATRRTEALERELEIGQDCLELELGQSREELDKFKDKFRRLQNSYTASQRTNQELEDKLHTLIKKAEMDRKTLDWEIVELTNKLLDAKNTINKLEELNERYRLDCNLAVQLLKCNKSHFRNHKFADLPCELQDMVRKHLHSGQEAASLEPAPSLAPGAVVPTSIIARVLEKPESLLLNSAQSGSAGHPLAEDVFVHVDMSGGAPGDPASPPAPGSPTPQPNGECHSLGTAGGSPEEELPLPAFEKLSPYPTPCPPHPLYPGRKVIEFSEDKVRIPRNSPLPNCTYATRQAISLSLVEEGSERARPSPVPSSPASARASPHHQPRPTPSTHSAPASSASSEEDLLASWQRAFVDRAPPPAAVAQRTAFGRDALPELQRHFALSPADRDEEVQAPSPPPSESRLLLPPEPDSGLPREEEEEQLNLPVSPEEERQSLLPSGSGTEEGPGTSHTEVRTWALPSSSRPQRSPKRMGVHHLHRKDSLTQAQEQGNLLN; from the exons ATGACCAGTGCGGCTCCTGTTAAGAAACCCTACCGTAAGGCACCACCCGAGCATCGGGAGTTGCGGCTGGAAGTTCCTGGATTGCGGCTTGAGCAGGAG GAGCCCCTGACTGATGCGGAGAGGATGAA GCTGTTGCAGCAGGAGAATGAGGAGCTTCGCCGGCGCCTGGCCTCAGCCACCAGGCGCACTGAGGCCCTGGAGCGTGAGCTGGAAATCGGGCAGGACtgcctggagctggagctgggccaGAGCCGCGAGGAACTGGACAAGTTTAAGGACAAGTTCCGCAG GCTGCAGAACAGCTACACGGCTTCCCAGAGGACCAACCAGGAGCTGGAGGACAAGCTGCACACGCTG ATCAAGAAGGCTGAGATGGATAGGAAGACACTGGATTGGGAGATCGTGGAGCTGACCAACAAGCTGCTGGATGCCAAGAACACCATCAACAAGCTGGAGGAGCTCAAT GAGCGGTACCGGCTGGATTGCAACCTGGCTGTGCAGCTCCTCAAGTGCAACAAGTCTCACTTCCGTAACCACAAATTCGCCGAT CTGCCCTGTGAGCTACAGGACATGGTTCGGAAACATCTGCACAGTGGTCAAGAGGCTGCCAGCCTGGAACCTGCCCCCAGCCTGGCACCAGGGGCTGTGGTACCCACCTCGATCATTGCCCGGGTGTTGGAGAAGCCAGAGTCGCTATTGCTCAATTCAGCCCAGTCAGGCAGTGCTGGGCACCCCTTGGCTGAGGATGTCTTTGTGCATGTGGACATGAGTGGGGGTGCCCCGGGTGACCCAGCcagtcccccagcccctggcagccccaccccccaacccaaTGGGGAGTGCCACTCTCTGGGCACTGCTGGGGGCTCCCCAGAAGAGGAGCTGCCTCTGCCAGCCTTTGAGAAGCTGAGCCCCTACCCCACCCCATGTCCACCACACCCGCTGTATCCTGGCCGCAAGGTAATAGAGTTCTCTGAGGATAAGGTGCGAATTCCCCGCAACAGCCCCCTGCCCAACTGCACTTACGCTACGCGCCAGGCCATTTCCTTGAgcctggtggaggaggggagtgagCGGGCCCGCcccagcccagtgcccagcagCCCTGCCTCAGCCCGGGCCTCACCCCACCACCAGCCCAGACCCACCCCCTCAACCCACAGTGCCCCAGCCAGCTCTGCCAGCTCTGAGGAGGACCTGCTGGCCAGCTGGCAGCGGGCATTTGTGGACCGTGCTCCACCCCCGGCCGCTGTGGCCCAACGCACTGCCTTTGGACGTGATGCACTCCCTGAGCTGCAGCGCCATTTTGCTCTTAGCCCTGCTGACAGAGATGAGGAGGTTCAGGCACCTTCTCCCCCACCCAGTGAGAGTAGGCTTTTGCTGCCTCCAGAACCTGACTCTGGCCTtcccagagaggaagaggaagaacagcTGAACCTGCCAGTCAGCCCCGAGGAAGAGCGCCAGAGCCTGCTGCCCAGTGGTAgtggcacagaggaggggccaggCACTTCCCACACTGAGGTTAGGACCTGGGCACTCCCTAGCTCCAGCCGCCCCCAGCGCAGCCCCAAGAGGATGGGGGTGCACCACCTGCACCGTAAGGACAGCCTGACCCAGGCCCAGGAGCAGGGCAACCTGCTCAACTAG
- the TJAP1 gene encoding tight junction-associated protein 1 isoform X3 — protein sequence MTSAAPVKKPYRKAPPEHRELRLEVPGLRLEQEEPLTDAERMKLLQQENEELRRRLASATRRTEALERELEIGQDCLELELGQSREELDKFKDKFRRLQNSYTASQRTNQELEDKLHTLASLSHSWIFAIKKAEMDRKTLDWEIVELTNKLLDAKNTINKLEELNERYRLDCNLAVQLLKCNKSHFRNHKFADLPCELQDMVRKHLHSGQEAASLEPAPSLAPGAVVPTSIIARVLEKPESLLLNSAQSGSAGHPLAEDVFVHVDMSGGAPGDPASPPAPGSPTPQPNGECHSLGTAGGSPEEELPLPAFEKLSPYPTPCPPHPLYPGRKVIEFSEDKVRIPRNSPLPNCTYATRQAISLSLVEEGSERARPSPVPSSPASARASPHHQPRPTPSTHSAPASSASSEEDLLASWQRAFVDRAPPPAAVAQRTAFGRDALPELQRHFALSPADRDEEVQAPSPPPSESRLLLPPEPDSGLPREEEEEQLNLPVSPEEERQSLLPSGSGTEEGPGTSHTEVRTWALPSSSRPQRSPKRMGVHHLHRKDSLTQAQEQGNLLN from the exons ATGACCAGTGCGGCTCCTGTTAAGAAACCCTACCGTAAGGCACCACCCGAGCATCGGGAGTTGCGGCTGGAAGTTCCTGGATTGCGGCTTGAGCAGGAG GAGCCCCTGACTGATGCGGAGAGGATGAA GCTGTTGCAGCAGGAGAATGAGGAGCTTCGCCGGCGCCTGGCCTCAGCCACCAGGCGCACTGAGGCCCTGGAGCGTGAGCTGGAAATCGGGCAGGACtgcctggagctggagctgggccaGAGCCGCGAGGAACTGGACAAGTTTAAGGACAAGTTCCGCAG GCTGCAGAACAGCTACACGGCTTCCCAGAGGACCAACCAGGAGCTGGAGGACAAGCTGCACACGCTG GCCTCTCTTAGCCACAGCTGGATTTTTGCA ATCAAGAAGGCTGAGATGGATAGGAAGACACTGGATTGGGAGATCGTGGAGCTGACCAACAAGCTGCTGGATGCCAAGAACACCATCAACAAGCTGGAGGAGCTCAAT GAGCGGTACCGGCTGGATTGCAACCTGGCTGTGCAGCTCCTCAAGTGCAACAAGTCTCACTTCCGTAACCACAAATTCGCCGAT CTGCCCTGTGAGCTACAGGACATGGTTCGGAAACATCTGCACAGTGGTCAAGAGGCTGCCAGCCTGGAACCTGCCCCCAGCCTGGCACCAGGGGCTGTGGTACCCACCTCGATCATTGCCCGGGTGTTGGAGAAGCCAGAGTCGCTATTGCTCAATTCAGCCCAGTCAGGCAGTGCTGGGCACCCCTTGGCTGAGGATGTCTTTGTGCATGTGGACATGAGTGGGGGTGCCCCGGGTGACCCAGCcagtcccccagcccctggcagccccaccccccaacccaaTGGGGAGTGCCACTCTCTGGGCACTGCTGGGGGCTCCCCAGAAGAGGAGCTGCCTCTGCCAGCCTTTGAGAAGCTGAGCCCCTACCCCACCCCATGTCCACCACACCCGCTGTATCCTGGCCGCAAGGTAATAGAGTTCTCTGAGGATAAGGTGCGAATTCCCCGCAACAGCCCCCTGCCCAACTGCACTTACGCTACGCGCCAGGCCATTTCCTTGAgcctggtggaggaggggagtgagCGGGCCCGCcccagcccagtgcccagcagCCCTGCCTCAGCCCGGGCCTCACCCCACCACCAGCCCAGACCCACCCCCTCAACCCACAGTGCCCCAGCCAGCTCTGCCAGCTCTGAGGAGGACCTGCTGGCCAGCTGGCAGCGGGCATTTGTGGACCGTGCTCCACCCCCGGCCGCTGTGGCCCAACGCACTGCCTTTGGACGTGATGCACTCCCTGAGCTGCAGCGCCATTTTGCTCTTAGCCCTGCTGACAGAGATGAGGAGGTTCAGGCACCTTCTCCCCCACCCAGTGAGAGTAGGCTTTTGCTGCCTCCAGAACCTGACTCTGGCCTtcccagagaggaagaggaagaacagcTGAACCTGCCAGTCAGCCCCGAGGAAGAGCGCCAGAGCCTGCTGCCCAGTGGTAgtggcacagaggaggggccaggCACTTCCCACACTGAGGTTAGGACCTGGGCACTCCCTAGCTCCAGCCGCCCCCAGCGCAGCCCCAAGAGGATGGGGGTGCACCACCTGCACCGTAAGGACAGCCTGACCCAGGCCCAGGAGCAGGGCAACCTGCTCAACTAG
- the TJAP1 gene encoding tight junction-associated protein 1 isoform X1, producing the protein MTSAAPVKKPYRKAPPEHRELRLEVPGLRLEQEVSKTGTLPWLAEEPLTDAERMKLLQQENEELRRRLASATRRTEALERELEIGQDCLELELGQSREELDKFKDKFRRLQNSYTASQRTNQELEDKLHTLASLSHSWIFAIKKAEMDRKTLDWEIVELTNKLLDAKNTINKLEELNERYRLDCNLAVQLLKCNKSHFRNHKFADLPCELQDMVRKHLHSGQEAASLEPAPSLAPGAVVPTSIIARVLEKPESLLLNSAQSGSAGHPLAEDVFVHVDMSGGAPGDPASPPAPGSPTPQPNGECHSLGTAGGSPEEELPLPAFEKLSPYPTPCPPHPLYPGRKVIEFSEDKVRIPRNSPLPNCTYATRQAISLSLVEEGSERARPSPVPSSPASARASPHHQPRPTPSTHSAPASSASSEEDLLASWQRAFVDRAPPPAAVAQRTAFGRDALPELQRHFALSPADRDEEVQAPSPPPSESRLLLPPEPDSGLPREEEEEQLNLPVSPEEERQSLLPSGSGTEEGPGTSHTEVRTWALPSSSRPQRSPKRMGVHHLHRKDSLTQAQEQGNLLN; encoded by the exons ATGACCAGTGCGGCTCCTGTTAAGAAACCCTACCGTAAGGCACCACCCGAGCATCGGGAGTTGCGGCTGGAAGTTCCTGGATTGCGGCTTGAGCAGGAGGTCAGCAAGACTGGTACCCTGCCCTGGCTGGCAGAG GAGCCCCTGACTGATGCGGAGAGGATGAA GCTGTTGCAGCAGGAGAATGAGGAGCTTCGCCGGCGCCTGGCCTCAGCCACCAGGCGCACTGAGGCCCTGGAGCGTGAGCTGGAAATCGGGCAGGACtgcctggagctggagctgggccaGAGCCGCGAGGAACTGGACAAGTTTAAGGACAAGTTCCGCAG GCTGCAGAACAGCTACACGGCTTCCCAGAGGACCAACCAGGAGCTGGAGGACAAGCTGCACACGCTG GCCTCTCTTAGCCACAGCTGGATTTTTGCA ATCAAGAAGGCTGAGATGGATAGGAAGACACTGGATTGGGAGATCGTGGAGCTGACCAACAAGCTGCTGGATGCCAAGAACACCATCAACAAGCTGGAGGAGCTCAAT GAGCGGTACCGGCTGGATTGCAACCTGGCTGTGCAGCTCCTCAAGTGCAACAAGTCTCACTTCCGTAACCACAAATTCGCCGAT CTGCCCTGTGAGCTACAGGACATGGTTCGGAAACATCTGCACAGTGGTCAAGAGGCTGCCAGCCTGGAACCTGCCCCCAGCCTGGCACCAGGGGCTGTGGTACCCACCTCGATCATTGCCCGGGTGTTGGAGAAGCCAGAGTCGCTATTGCTCAATTCAGCCCAGTCAGGCAGTGCTGGGCACCCCTTGGCTGAGGATGTCTTTGTGCATGTGGACATGAGTGGGGGTGCCCCGGGTGACCCAGCcagtcccccagcccctggcagccccaccccccaacccaaTGGGGAGTGCCACTCTCTGGGCACTGCTGGGGGCTCCCCAGAAGAGGAGCTGCCTCTGCCAGCCTTTGAGAAGCTGAGCCCCTACCCCACCCCATGTCCACCACACCCGCTGTATCCTGGCCGCAAGGTAATAGAGTTCTCTGAGGATAAGGTGCGAATTCCCCGCAACAGCCCCCTGCCCAACTGCACTTACGCTACGCGCCAGGCCATTTCCTTGAgcctggtggaggaggggagtgagCGGGCCCGCcccagcccagtgcccagcagCCCTGCCTCAGCCCGGGCCTCACCCCACCACCAGCCCAGACCCACCCCCTCAACCCACAGTGCCCCAGCCAGCTCTGCCAGCTCTGAGGAGGACCTGCTGGCCAGCTGGCAGCGGGCATTTGTGGACCGTGCTCCACCCCCGGCCGCTGTGGCCCAACGCACTGCCTTTGGACGTGATGCACTCCCTGAGCTGCAGCGCCATTTTGCTCTTAGCCCTGCTGACAGAGATGAGGAGGTTCAGGCACCTTCTCCCCCACCCAGTGAGAGTAGGCTTTTGCTGCCTCCAGAACCTGACTCTGGCCTtcccagagaggaagaggaagaacagcTGAACCTGCCAGTCAGCCCCGAGGAAGAGCGCCAGAGCCTGCTGCCCAGTGGTAgtggcacagaggaggggccaggCACTTCCCACACTGAGGTTAGGACCTGGGCACTCCCTAGCTCCAGCCGCCCCCAGCGCAGCCCCAAGAGGATGGGGGTGCACCACCTGCACCGTAAGGACAGCCTGACCCAGGCCCAGGAGCAGGGCAACCTGCTCAACTAG
- the LRRC73 gene encoding leucine-rich repeat-containing protein 73 isoform X1: protein MLPSSIQISGEPLSGAEVRDICRGLRDNAVRLLSLRGCRLCDRDFGRICRALAGATSLAQLNLNLGVVSSPSRIKQLAEALRTNRSIQSLFLHGSPLTDAGLALLNPALALHPALVALDLGDCMLGDEAINLICGLLPPDGAKSGLKELTLSANPGITPKGWSRLAIAVAHSSQVRVLNLDYNPLGDHVAGMLAVAVASSRTLEVLDLEGTGLTNQSAQTLLDMVENYPTALRSLVLAENSISPELQQQICDLLSEGEEEEETAGGAGNTQERERGQESAVHQRGSSSWMCPSDPSSQMVLMTSGLGDSLLAETEM from the exons ATGCTGCCCAGCTCCATCCAGATTTCGGGGGAGCCGCTGTCAGGCGCCGAGGTGCGGGACATCTGCCGCGGCCTGCGCGACAACGCCGTGCGCCTGCTCTCGCTGCGCGGCTGCCGCCTTTGCGACCGCGACTTCGGCCGCATCTGCCGGGCCCTGGCCGGGGCCACGTCGCTGGCACAGCTCAACCTTAACCTGGGCGTCGTGTCCAGCCCCAGCCGCATCAAGCAGCTGGCGGAGGCGCTGCGGACCAACCGCTCCATCCAGTCCCTCTT CCTGCATGGGAGCCCCCTGACAGATGCCGGGCTGGCCTTGCTGAACCCCGCCCTGGCCCTCCACCCTGCCCTCGTGGCTCTGGACTTGGGGGACTGCATGCTGGGTGACGAAGCCATCAACCTCATCTGTGGCCTCCTCCCCCCAGATGGGGCCAAATCTG GCTTGAAGGAGTTAACGCTGAGTGCCAACCCTGGCATCACCCCTAAGGGCTGGAGCCGCCTCGCCATTGCCGTGGCCCACAGCTCCCAGGTCCGCGTCCTCAATCTGGACTACAACCCCCTGG GTGACCATGTGGCAGGGATGCTGGCTGTAGCTGTGGCCTCCAGCCGCACCTTAGAGGTCCTAGACTTGGAGGGCACAGGGCTCACCAACCAGTCAGCTCAG ACCCTGCTGGACATGGTAGAAAATTACCCCACGGCTTTGCGGAGCCTGGTGCTGGCTGAGAACAGCATCAGCCCAGAGCTGCAGCAGCAGATCTGTGACCTCCTCtctgagggggaggaggaggaggagacggcAGGAGGGGCTGGCAACACCCAGGAAcgagagagagggcaggagtcTGCTGTCCACCAGAGGGGCAGCAGCTCCTGGATGTGCCCCAGTG ATCCCAGCTCTCAGATGGTGCTAATGACGTCAGGACTAGGGGACAGTCTGTTGGCTGAGACCGAGATGTGA
- the LRRC73 gene encoding leucine-rich repeat-containing protein 73 isoform X2, with product MLPSSIQISGEPLSGAEVRDICRGLRDNAVRLLSLRGCRLCDRDFGRICRALAGATSLAQLNLNLGVVSSPSRIKQLAEALRTNRSIQSLFLHGSPLTDAGLALLNPALALHPALVALDLGDCMLGDEAINLICGLLPPDGAKSGDHVAGMLAVAVASSRTLEVLDLEGTGLTNQSAQTLLDMVENYPTALRSLVLAENSISPELQQQICDLLSEGEEEEETAGGAGNTQERERGQESAVHQRGSSSWMCPSDPSSQMVLMTSGLGDSLLAETEM from the exons ATGCTGCCCAGCTCCATCCAGATTTCGGGGGAGCCGCTGTCAGGCGCCGAGGTGCGGGACATCTGCCGCGGCCTGCGCGACAACGCCGTGCGCCTGCTCTCGCTGCGCGGCTGCCGCCTTTGCGACCGCGACTTCGGCCGCATCTGCCGGGCCCTGGCCGGGGCCACGTCGCTGGCACAGCTCAACCTTAACCTGGGCGTCGTGTCCAGCCCCAGCCGCATCAAGCAGCTGGCGGAGGCGCTGCGGACCAACCGCTCCATCCAGTCCCTCTT CCTGCATGGGAGCCCCCTGACAGATGCCGGGCTGGCCTTGCTGAACCCCGCCCTGGCCCTCCACCCTGCCCTCGTGGCTCTGGACTTGGGGGACTGCATGCTGGGTGACGAAGCCATCAACCTCATCTGTGGCCTCCTCCCCCCAGATGGGGCCAAATCTG GTGACCATGTGGCAGGGATGCTGGCTGTAGCTGTGGCCTCCAGCCGCACCTTAGAGGTCCTAGACTTGGAGGGCACAGGGCTCACCAACCAGTCAGCTCAG ACCCTGCTGGACATGGTAGAAAATTACCCCACGGCTTTGCGGAGCCTGGTGCTGGCTGAGAACAGCATCAGCCCAGAGCTGCAGCAGCAGATCTGTGACCTCCTCtctgagggggaggaggaggaggagacggcAGGAGGGGCTGGCAACACCCAGGAAcgagagagagggcaggagtcTGCTGTCCACCAGAGGGGCAGCAGCTCCTGGATGTGCCCCAGTG ATCCCAGCTCTCAGATGGTGCTAATGACGTCAGGACTAGGGGACAGTCTGTTGGCTGAGACCGAGATGTGA
- the YIPF3 gene encoding protein YIPF3 isoform X1, which yields MATTAAPAGGARNGAGPEWGGFEENIQGGGSAVIDMENMDDTSGSSFEDMGELHQRLREEEVDADAAAAEEEDGEFLGMKGFKGQLSRQVADQMWQAGKRQASRAFSLYANIDILRPYFDVEPAQVRSRLLESMIPIKMVNFPQKIAGELYGPLMLVFTLVAILLHGMKTSDTIIREGTLMGTAIGTCFGYWLGVSSFIYFLAYLCNAQITMLQMLALLGYGLFGHCIVLFITYNIHLHALFYLFWLLLGGLSTLRMVAVLVSRTVGPTQRLLLCGTLAALHMLFLLYLHFAYHKVVEGILDTLEGPNIPPMQRVPRDIPAALPAARLPATVLNATAKAVAVTLQSH from the exons ATGGCAACTACGGCGGCGCCGGCCGGGGGCGCCCGAAACGGGGCTGGCCCGGAATGGGGAGGGTTCGAAGAAAACATCCAG GGTGGGGGCTCAGCTGTGATCGACATGGAGAACATGGATGATACCTCCGGCTCCAGCTTTGAGGACATGGGTGAGCTGCATCAGCGCCTGCGTGAGGAAGAAGTAGATGCTGATGCAGCTGCTGCTGAAGAAGAGGATGGGGAGTTCCTAGGCATGAAGGGCTTTAAGGGACAGCTGAGCAGGCAGGTGGCTGACCAG ATGTGGCAGGCAGGGAAGAGACAAGCCTCCAGGGCCTTCAGCTTGTACGCCAACATCGACATCCTGAGACCCTACTTTGATGTGGAGCCTGCCCAGGTGCGAAGCAG gctcCTGGAGTCCATGATCCCTATCAAGATGGTCAACTTCCCCCAG AAAATCGCAGGTGAGCTCTATGGACCTCTCATGTTGGTCTTCACGCTGGTTGCCATCCTCCTCCATGGAATGAAGACATCTGACACCATCATC CGGGAGGGCACCCTGATGGGCACAGCCATTGGCACCTGCTTCGGCTACTGGCTGGGCGTCTCGTCCTTCATTTACTTCCTCGCCTACCTGTGCAATGCCCAGATCACCATGCTCCAGATGCTGGCCCTGCTG GGCTATGGCCTCTTTGGACACTGCATTGTCCTGTTCATCACCTATAACATCCACCTCCATGCCCTCTTCTACCTCTTCTGGCTGCTGCTGGGTGGGCTGTCAACTCTGCGAATG GTGGCAGTGTTGGTGTCAAGGACTGTGGGCCCCACACAGCGGCTGCTCCTCTGTGGCACCCTGGCCGCCCTGCACATGCTCTTCCTGCTCTATCTGCATTTTGCCTATCATAAGGTGGTAGAGG GGATCCTGGACACCCTGGAGGGCCCCAACATTCCACCCATGCAGAGGGTCCCCAGAGACATCCCTGCTGCGCTCCCTGCTGCTAGGCTTCCCGCCACCGTGCTCAATGCCACAGCCAAGGCTGTCGCGGTGACCCTGCAGTCACACTGA
- the YIPF3 gene encoding protein YIPF3 isoform X2 has protein sequence MEQKGPALQEPLSSQGGGSAVIDMENMDDTSGSSFEDMGELHQRLREEEVDADAAAAEEEDGEFLGMKGFKGQLSRQVADQMWQAGKRQASRAFSLYANIDILRPYFDVEPAQVRSRLLESMIPIKMVNFPQKIAGELYGPLMLVFTLVAILLHGMKTSDTIIREGTLMGTAIGTCFGYWLGVSSFIYFLAYLCNAQITMLQMLALLGYGLFGHCIVLFITYNIHLHALFYLFWLLLGGLSTLRMVAVLVSRTVGPTQRLLLCGTLAALHMLFLLYLHFAYHKVVEGILDTLEGPNIPPMQRVPRDIPAALPAARLPATVLNATAKAVAVTLQSH, from the exons ATGGAGCAGAAAGGTCCTGCACTCCAGGAGCCACTGTCTTCACAGGGTGGGGGCTCAGCTGTGATCGACATGGAGAACATGGATGATACCTCCGGCTCCAGCTTTGAGGACATGGGTGAGCTGCATCAGCGCCTGCGTGAGGAAGAAGTAGATGCTGATGCAGCTGCTGCTGAAGAAGAGGATGGGGAGTTCCTAGGCATGAAGGGCTTTAAGGGACAGCTGAGCAGGCAGGTGGCTGACCAG ATGTGGCAGGCAGGGAAGAGACAAGCCTCCAGGGCCTTCAGCTTGTACGCCAACATCGACATCCTGAGACCCTACTTTGATGTGGAGCCTGCCCAGGTGCGAAGCAG gctcCTGGAGTCCATGATCCCTATCAAGATGGTCAACTTCCCCCAG AAAATCGCAGGTGAGCTCTATGGACCTCTCATGTTGGTCTTCACGCTGGTTGCCATCCTCCTCCATGGAATGAAGACATCTGACACCATCATC CGGGAGGGCACCCTGATGGGCACAGCCATTGGCACCTGCTTCGGCTACTGGCTGGGCGTCTCGTCCTTCATTTACTTCCTCGCCTACCTGTGCAATGCCCAGATCACCATGCTCCAGATGCTGGCCCTGCTG GGCTATGGCCTCTTTGGACACTGCATTGTCCTGTTCATCACCTATAACATCCACCTCCATGCCCTCTTCTACCTCTTCTGGCTGCTGCTGGGTGGGCTGTCAACTCTGCGAATG GTGGCAGTGTTGGTGTCAAGGACTGTGGGCCCCACACAGCGGCTGCTCCTCTGTGGCACCCTGGCCGCCCTGCACATGCTCTTCCTGCTCTATCTGCATTTTGCCTATCATAAGGTGGTAGAGG GGATCCTGGACACCCTGGAGGGCCCCAACATTCCACCCATGCAGAGGGTCCCCAGAGACATCCCTGCTGCGCTCCCTGCTGCTAGGCTTCCCGCCACCGTGCTCAATGCCACAGCCAAGGCTGTCGCGGTGACCCTGCAGTCACACTGA